One Rhipicephalus microplus isolate Deutch F79 chromosome 4, USDA_Rmic, whole genome shotgun sequence genomic window carries:
- the LOC142814147 gene encoding uncharacterized protein LOC142814147: protein MSNPFLFFVQVFLPVVSTAASASTTQTKINAITLPYQQLTHDQEPHVLNLSTPHDGASTASTMAIKGRLQQHPRSGHVGWHRNGVMSNPFLFFVQVFLPVVSTAASASTTQTKINAITLPYQQLTHDQEPHVLNLSTPHDGASTASTMAIKGRLQQHPRSGHVGWHRNGVMSNPFLFFVQQNLLSTTFVQFSV, encoded by the coding sequence ATGTCAAACCCATTCCTGTTCTTTGTACAGGTATTCCTGCCTGTGGTGTCTACGGCGGCCAGCGCATCGACTACGCAGACGAAGATAAATGCCATCACGCTCCCGTATCAGCAGCTTACCCATGACCAAGAACCGCACGTGCTGAATCTTTCTACGCCGCATGATGGCGCCTCGACTGCATCGACTATGGCTATAAAAGGACGGCTGCAGCAACACCCgcgcagtgggcacgtcggctggcatcggAACGGCGTCATGTCAAACCCATTCCTGTTCTTTGTACAGGTATTCCTGCCTGTGGTGTCTACGGCGGCCAGCGCATCGACTACGCAGACGAAGATAAATGCCATCACGCTCCCGTATCAGCAGCTTACCCATGACCAAGAACCGCACGTGCTGAATCTTTCTACGCCGCATGATGGCGCCTCGACTGCATCGACTATGGCTATAAAAGGACGGCTGCAGCAACACCCgcgcagtgggcacgtcggctggcatcggAACGGCGTCATGTCAAACCCATTCCTGTTCTTTGTACAG